From Cellulosimicrobium sp. ES-005, one genomic window encodes:
- a CDS encoding SpoIIE family protein phosphatase → MVMSRGERWVLAPVALLLLDAEGRVLDGNDEFLRLLDVPDVEAVAGRRLADLLTVGGRIYWETHLGPRLHIEGRVDEVAVELRTPRGREPVLLTAIGREVRGERLVEVAMLGARERSRFEHELVGARRAAEEAERRVRLLHGIAADLASVAGLDGVAWVLLRAAVTMLGAGDAALWTPQEGGPLRRWGGAAGVTAPTIEELAEAGVRADGTVVVPLRTAGALLGVLALEPRRAAGSEPVDLGTAAAAGQLAALALARATTHEQSVSVASELQGAMLSDGIVADPHVEIAACYRPGVHDLQVGGDWYDTFRVAPDVVALSVGDVVGRGLKAATAMGQLRTAVRAASDTGLPPEEVVERLDRFVDRTGTGFMASLVYGELELVEGVLRYACAGHLPPLLVRADGSAGYLWEARSTPLGVRGTTPRVADTVALAPGDLLLLFTDGVVERRDRPLALALDELAEIVTNALGAGLSGTELLEAVVARAPEDDDACLLAVRWLGPEASDEQPATEPSRVASADEEGAG, encoded by the coding sequence ATGGTGATGTCGCGCGGCGAGCGCTGGGTGCTCGCGCCCGTCGCGCTCCTGCTCCTCGACGCGGAGGGGCGGGTGCTCGACGGGAACGACGAGTTCCTGCGCCTGCTGGACGTGCCCGACGTGGAGGCGGTCGCCGGGCGCCGGCTCGCGGACCTGCTGACGGTGGGCGGCCGCATCTACTGGGAGACCCACCTCGGTCCGCGCCTGCACATCGAGGGGCGGGTCGACGAGGTCGCGGTGGAGCTGCGGACGCCGCGCGGGCGCGAGCCGGTGCTCCTCACGGCGATCGGGCGCGAGGTCCGCGGCGAGCGGCTCGTCGAGGTCGCGATGCTGGGGGCGCGCGAGCGGTCCCGGTTCGAGCACGAGCTGGTGGGTGCCCGACGCGCCGCGGAGGAGGCGGAGCGGCGCGTGCGGCTGCTGCACGGGATCGCCGCCGACCTGGCGAGCGTCGCCGGTCTCGACGGCGTCGCGTGGGTCCTGCTCCGGGCCGCGGTGACGATGCTCGGGGCGGGCGACGCCGCCCTGTGGACGCCGCAGGAAGGCGGCCCGCTGCGCCGCTGGGGCGGCGCGGCGGGCGTGACCGCCCCGACGATCGAGGAGCTGGCCGAGGCGGGCGTGCGCGCGGACGGGACCGTCGTCGTCCCGCTGCGCACGGCGGGGGCGCTGCTCGGCGTCCTCGCGCTGGAGCCGCGCCGGGCGGCGGGCTCGGAACCGGTCGACCTCGGCACGGCCGCCGCGGCCGGGCAGCTCGCGGCGCTCGCGCTGGCACGGGCCACGACCCACGAGCAGAGCGTGTCGGTCGCGAGCGAGCTGCAGGGCGCGATGCTGTCGGACGGGATCGTCGCCGACCCGCACGTGGAGATCGCGGCCTGCTACCGACCCGGTGTGCACGACCTGCAGGTCGGCGGCGACTGGTACGACACGTTCCGCGTGGCCCCGGACGTCGTCGCGCTCTCGGTCGGGGACGTGGTGGGGCGCGGGCTCAAGGCCGCGACCGCGATGGGGCAGCTGCGGACGGCGGTCCGCGCGGCGTCGGACACCGGGCTGCCGCCGGAGGAGGTGGTCGAGCGGCTCGACCGCTTCGTGGACCGGACCGGGACGGGGTTCATGGCGAGCCTCGTGTACGGGGAGCTCGAGCTGGTGGAGGGGGTGCTGCGCTACGCGTGCGCCGGGCACCTGCCGCCGCTGCTCGTGCGCGCGGACGGGTCCGCGGGCTACCTGTGGGAGGCGCGGTCCACCCCGTTGGGCGTCCGGGGCACGACGCCGCGCGTCGCCGACACGGTCGCGCTCGCCCCGGGCGACCTGCTGCTCCTCTTCACCGACGGCGTCGTCGAGCGCCGCGACCGGCCGCTCGCGCTCGCGCTCGACGAGCTCGCGGAGATCGTCACGAACGCGCTCGGGGCCGGGCTGAGCGGGACGGAGCTGCTGGAGGCGGTCGTCGCGCGCGCGCCGGAGGACGACGACGCGTGCCTGCTCGCGGTGCGCTGGCTCGGCCCGGAGGCGTCGGACGAGCAGCCCGCGACGGAGCCGTCGCGCGTCGCGTCAGCGGACGAAGAAGGGGCCGGCTGA
- a CDS encoding NUDIX domain-containing protein has product MPIPEFVAALRSRVGTDLLWMPGVSAVVVDDDGRLLLGQRADTGQWAVISGILEPGEDPAVGLAREVREETGVEVVVDALVAVTVTEPVEYPNGDRSQYLDLAFLCRPVSPAAAAAAHVADDESLAVAWFAPDDLPDDLARSTVERLGHALGRLADPSAGPFFVR; this is encoded by the coding sequence ATGCCGATCCCCGAGTTCGTCGCCGCCCTGCGGTCCCGCGTCGGGACCGACCTCCTGTGGATGCCGGGGGTGTCGGCTGTCGTGGTGGACGACGACGGCCGCCTGCTGCTCGGACAGCGCGCCGACACCGGGCAGTGGGCCGTCATCAGCGGGATCCTCGAGCCCGGCGAGGACCCCGCGGTGGGGCTCGCGCGCGAGGTGCGCGAGGAGACGGGCGTCGAGGTCGTCGTGGACGCGCTCGTCGCGGTGACCGTCACCGAGCCGGTCGAGTACCCCAACGGCGACCGCTCGCAGTACCTCGACCTCGCGTTCCTGTGCCGGCCCGTGTCCCCTGCCGCCGCCGCGGCGGCGCACGTCGCGGACGACGAGTCGCTCGCGGTCGCGTGGTTCGCCCCGGACGACCTGCCCGACGACCTCGCCCGCTCCACGGTCGAGCGCCTCGGCCACGCGCTCGGCCGGCTCGCGGACCCCTCAGCCGGCCCCTTCTTCGTCCGCTGA
- a CDS encoding 3-deoxy-7-phosphoheptulonate synthase, whose translation MDSPELQARTSDLRVRALDALPAPRTMLADLPLGATRSDLVTTSRREVRDVLAGDDDRLLVIVGPCSVHDPEAALEYAGRLAAVAHELADDLMVVMRVYFEKPRTTVGWKGLINDPHLDGSHDVHHGLRLAREVLLGVLDAGVPAACEFLEPTSPQYIADAVSWGAIGARNAESQVHRQLASGLSMPVGFKNATDGDVQIAVDGCITAASEHTFFGMDSLGRAAAVETAGNPDCHVILRGGRSGPNYGADDVAAALAVARASGRGGVTEHGLVVDASHGNSGKSHVRQAEVVREVSARLAEGEQGITGLMMESFLVAGAQKPAPSGLVYGQSVTDACIDWDTTADLLRELAAAVRTRRAL comes from the coding sequence GTGGACAGCCCCGAGCTCCAGGCCCGCACGAGCGACCTGCGGGTCCGCGCGCTCGACGCGCTCCCCGCACCGCGCACGATGCTCGCCGACCTGCCGCTCGGCGCGACGCGCAGCGACCTCGTGACGACGTCGCGCCGCGAGGTCCGCGACGTCCTCGCGGGCGACGACGACCGCCTCCTCGTCATCGTCGGCCCGTGCTCGGTGCACGATCCCGAGGCCGCGCTGGAGTACGCGGGCCGCCTGGCCGCCGTCGCGCACGAGCTCGCGGACGACCTCATGGTCGTCATGCGCGTCTACTTCGAGAAGCCGCGCACGACCGTGGGCTGGAAGGGCCTCATCAACGACCCGCACCTCGACGGCTCGCACGACGTGCACCACGGCCTGCGCCTCGCGCGCGAGGTGCTGCTCGGCGTGCTCGACGCCGGCGTCCCGGCCGCGTGCGAGTTCCTCGAGCCGACGAGCCCGCAGTACATCGCCGACGCCGTGTCGTGGGGTGCGATCGGCGCGCGCAACGCGGAGTCGCAGGTGCACCGCCAGCTCGCCTCGGGCCTGTCCATGCCCGTCGGGTTCAAGAACGCGACCGACGGCGACGTGCAGATCGCGGTCGACGGCTGCATCACCGCGGCGAGCGAGCACACGTTCTTCGGCATGGACTCGCTCGGCCGGGCCGCCGCCGTGGAGACCGCGGGCAACCCCGACTGCCACGTCATCCTGCGCGGCGGGCGCTCGGGCCCCAACTACGGGGCCGACGACGTCGCGGCGGCGCTCGCGGTCGCGCGCGCCTCGGGCCGTGGCGGGGTCACGGAGCACGGGCTCGTGGTCGACGCGTCGCACGGCAACTCCGGCAAGAGCCACGTGCGCCAGGCGGAGGTCGTGCGCGAGGTCTCCGCGCGGCTGGCCGAGGGCGAGCAGGGCATCACGGGCCTCATGATGGAGAGCTTCCTCGTGGCGGGCGCGCAGAAGCCCGCGCCGAGCGGCCTCGTCTACGGGCAGTCCGTCACCGACGCGTGCATCGACTGGGACACCACGGCCGACCTTCTGCGCGAGCTCGCCGCCGCGGTGCGCACCCGCCGCGCGCTCTGA
- a CDS encoding DUF4232 domain-containing protein produces the protein MDDERTAPTTDGTDVAPPENATRVPRSTIAVVASVAGVGLAVVAALLAPAVLDAAVADGPAALRSSPPDGSTATSPAPGDPEHEVEDMTALLLALPGVEDVQTNGRVGTSAEITLVTPLPSPEVAQRTARDASAIVAAVPGGGAWSLRVEGTDTGGGTLAVEHGPGAASVPGVDPATGEPRPDLLGADAVADAVRLVAHDSVRRVYLAPGAASVDVRSADDLVPVAALVRAEGRGLTSLGVQGSGVGTYDGDGLTVPDDDLLTLLADVAAEPGVTQVVHDAVRDTFPQDPLLTVITSGDAAVVARTLDGAAYSGPVLAYQVHGATDGGASATRSGFVAGVAPAAGARPAGACAPGDLALGALGFDAAAGRRFLTVTARNDGAAECVLAGPPALRFVADDGSETDVLLEPDDDGLAPLTLAPGATAWAALSWRGGSTADDPPLVTTLLVAPQPGDPESVVGLTGIPGVGDGLDLLGGGTATIGSWTPARELAS, from the coding sequence GTGGACGACGAGCGCACCGCACCGACGACGGACGGTACCGACGTAGCTCCGCCGGAGAACGCGACCCGGGTCCCGCGGAGCACGATCGCCGTCGTCGCGTCGGTCGCCGGCGTGGGCCTCGCAGTCGTCGCCGCGCTCCTCGCCCCCGCGGTCCTCGACGCGGCCGTGGCGGACGGACCGGCCGCGCTCCGGTCGTCACCACCGGACGGGTCGACGGCGACGTCGCCCGCACCCGGCGACCCGGAGCACGAGGTCGAGGACATGACCGCGCTCCTGCTCGCCCTGCCGGGCGTCGAGGACGTGCAGACGAACGGGCGGGTGGGCACGTCGGCCGAGATCACGCTCGTGACCCCGCTCCCCTCCCCCGAGGTCGCGCAGCGCACCGCCAGGGACGCGAGCGCGATCGTCGCCGCGGTGCCCGGCGGCGGCGCGTGGTCGCTCCGGGTCGAGGGCACGGACACGGGCGGCGGGACGCTCGCCGTCGAGCACGGCCCGGGGGCGGCCTCCGTCCCCGGCGTCGACCCGGCCACCGGGGAGCCGCGCCCCGACCTCCTCGGTGCCGACGCCGTCGCCGACGCGGTCCGCCTCGTCGCCCACGACTCCGTGCGGCGCGTGTACCTCGCCCCGGGCGCCGCCTCGGTCGACGTCCGCTCGGCCGACGACCTCGTCCCCGTCGCCGCGCTCGTGCGGGCCGAAGGTCGAGGGCTGACGAGCCTCGGCGTCCAGGGCTCCGGTGTCGGCACCTACGACGGCGACGGGCTGACCGTCCCCGACGACGACCTGCTCACGCTCCTGGCCGACGTCGCCGCGGAGCCCGGCGTGACGCAGGTCGTGCACGACGCCGTCCGTGACACGTTCCCGCAGGACCCCCTGCTCACGGTGATCACCTCGGGCGACGCGGCCGTCGTCGCGCGCACGCTCGACGGCGCGGCCTACTCCGGACCCGTGCTCGCGTACCAGGTCCACGGCGCGACCGACGGCGGCGCGTCCGCGACGCGCTCCGGGTTCGTCGCGGGGGTGGCGCCGGCCGCCGGGGCGCGCCCCGCGGGCGCGTGCGCGCCCGGCGACCTCGCGCTCGGGGCCCTGGGGTTCGACGCCGCGGCGGGGCGCCGGTTCCTCACCGTCACGGCCCGCAACGACGGCGCCGCGGAGTGCGTCCTCGCGGGACCGCCCGCGCTCCGCTTCGTCGCCGACGACGGCTCGGAGACGGACGTGCTCCTCGAGCCGGACGACGACGGCCTCGCCCCGCTCACGCTCGCACCCGGCGCCACGGCCTGGGCCGCGCTCTCGTGGCGCGGCGGGTCGACGGCCGACGACCCGCCGCTCGTCACGACGCTGCTCGTGGCCCCGCAGCCTGGCGACCCCGAGTCCGTCGTGGGGCTCACGGGGATCCCCGGCGTCGGGGACGGGCTCGACCTGCTCGGCGGCGGGACCGCGACGATCGGGTCGTGGACGCCCGCGCGGGAGCTCGCGAGCTGA
- a CDS encoding DUF2625 family protein: MTVRTAAELAAVDDPAWPTLSRMLGRGGVEVVPAPAWSLEVLYRLQVTVRSTLGALALHTGGVVVDGGWLRIIGGGGAGLPDLATVNGLGEPGEHSVAPSVLVVAYDVLGGTFAINGGGLPGQLGNVNYFAPDSLSWVDLGFGQAAFLEWAVSGGTTEFYATVRWPGWYDEVGTVRLDEGLSLYPPLWSEEGRDVARSSRTPVPLGELVDWHFEMAERMTPVDDYVRDADEHLDGYGGWPAGDYRP, encoded by the coding sequence ATGACAGTGAGGACGGCCGCCGAGCTCGCGGCGGTCGACGACCCTGCGTGGCCGACGCTCTCCCGCATGCTCGGGCGCGGCGGCGTGGAGGTCGTGCCGGCACCCGCGTGGTCGCTCGAGGTCCTCTACCGGCTCCAGGTCACCGTCCGCTCGACGCTGGGCGCGCTCGCGCTCCACACGGGCGGGGTCGTCGTCGACGGCGGGTGGCTGCGGATCATCGGCGGGGGTGGCGCGGGGCTGCCCGACCTCGCCACCGTCAACGGGCTCGGCGAGCCGGGGGAGCACAGCGTCGCGCCGTCGGTCCTCGTCGTCGCGTACGACGTGCTGGGCGGCACCTTCGCGATCAACGGCGGCGGGCTCCCGGGGCAGCTCGGCAACGTCAACTACTTCGCGCCCGACTCGCTCTCGTGGGTCGACCTCGGGTTCGGCCAGGCTGCGTTCCTCGAGTGGGCGGTGAGCGGTGGGACGACGGAGTTCTACGCCACGGTCCGCTGGCCCGGCTGGTACGACGAGGTCGGGACGGTCCGGCTCGACGAGGGGCTGAGCCTCTACCCGCCGCTCTGGTCCGAGGAGGGGCGCGACGTCGCGCGGTCGTCGCGCACCCCCGTCCCGCTCGGCGAGCTGGTCGACTGGCACTTCGAGATGGCCGAGCGCATGACGCCGGTCGACGACTACGTGCGCGACGCCGACGAGCACCTCGACGGCTACGGGGGCTGGCCGGCCGGGGACTACCGGCCGTAG
- the sigJ gene encoding RNA polymerase sigma factor SigJ, with translation MSTDDFAHAFEAERPRLLRLAYATTGSWSDAEDCVQDAWLRLRTQDPASIRNLAAWLTTTVGRLALDVLGSARVRRERYVGTWLPEPVVTAPGARSPVASSVEATAGATDPAERVTLDEEVSMALLVVLERLSPAQRVAFVLHDVFGLPFEEVGDVVGRSPAAVRQLASRARKDVEAGRPRGRTSRAEQERVVEAFVAACAGDDLPGLLGLLDPDVTLRGDGGGKVRALRHPVQGASTVGEVLLSYLRNRPRGAGAVDVNGRPGLALVDGSGVLTVLAFTLVDGRIAALDIVRNPDKLGTVPSGLLDDARPWWP, from the coding sequence ATGAGCACCGACGACTTCGCGCACGCCTTCGAGGCCGAGCGTCCGCGCCTCCTGCGCCTCGCCTACGCGACCACCGGGTCGTGGTCGGACGCCGAGGACTGCGTCCAGGACGCGTGGCTGCGCCTGCGCACCCAGGACCCGGCGTCGATCCGCAACCTCGCGGCGTGGCTCACGACGACCGTCGGGCGCCTCGCGCTCGACGTGCTCGGCAGCGCGCGCGTGCGGCGCGAGCGCTACGTCGGGACGTGGCTGCCCGAGCCCGTCGTCACCGCGCCCGGCGCGCGCTCCCCCGTCGCGTCCTCCGTGGAGGCGACGGCCGGTGCCACCGACCCGGCCGAGCGGGTCACGCTCGACGAGGAGGTGAGCATGGCGCTGCTCGTCGTGCTCGAACGCCTCTCCCCCGCGCAGCGCGTCGCGTTCGTGCTGCACGACGTGTTCGGGCTGCCGTTCGAGGAGGTGGGCGACGTCGTCGGGCGCTCGCCCGCGGCGGTGCGCCAGCTCGCGTCGCGCGCCCGCAAGGACGTCGAGGCGGGGCGCCCGCGCGGCCGGACGTCGCGCGCCGAGCAGGAGCGCGTCGTCGAGGCGTTCGTCGCGGCGTGCGCGGGCGACGACCTGCCGGGACTGCTCGGCCTGCTCGACCCCGACGTGACCCTCCGGGGCGACGGCGGCGGCAAGGTCCGCGCGCTGCGCCACCCGGTCCAGGGGGCTTCGACGGTCGGGGAGGTCCTGCTCTCCTACCTGCGCAACCGGCCGCGGGGCGCGGGCGCCGTCGATGTCAACGGCCGCCCCGGGCTCGCGCTCGTCGACGGCTCGGGGGTGCTCACCGTCCTGGCGTTCACGCTCGTGGACGGGCGCATCGCGGCCCTCGACATCGTCCGCAACCCGGACAAGCTCGGCACGGTGCCGTCGGGGTTGCTCGACGACGCCCGACCCTGGTGGCCCTGA
- a CDS encoding NAD(P)H-binding protein, with amino-acid sequence MTGGTGTIGRHVVAALTARGHEVRALSRHAERYAVDLRTGAGLPAALAGVDVVVDASNASSSTTDARATLVDGTRRLLAAEHDAGVRHHVLVSIVGCHDVPMAYYGVKVEQERAVAAGAVPWTVVAVTQFHEFVAGTLAGAARRGVVPLLRAPVQPVAARDAASAVADAAEREPLRGTTTVAGPEVLDLRDAARAWRAATGSRALPVRVPLPGKLGRALRAGGLTDPHPDARGTTTFRDWLAAQPAATAAR; translated from the coding sequence GTGACAGGTGGGACAGGGACGATCGGCCGGCACGTCGTCGCGGCGCTGACCGCGCGCGGGCACGAGGTGCGCGCGCTGAGCCGGCACGCGGAGCGGTACGCCGTCGACCTCCGGACGGGCGCCGGGCTCCCGGCCGCGCTCGCCGGGGTGGACGTGGTCGTGGACGCGAGCAACGCGTCGTCGTCCACGACGGACGCGCGGGCGACGCTCGTCGACGGGACGCGCCGGCTGCTCGCGGCCGAGCACGACGCCGGGGTGCGGCACCACGTGCTCGTCTCGATCGTCGGGTGCCACGATGTGCCGATGGCCTACTACGGCGTGAAGGTCGAGCAGGAGCGGGCGGTCGCCGCCGGCGCCGTCCCGTGGACCGTCGTCGCGGTGACGCAGTTCCACGAGTTCGTCGCCGGGACGCTCGCCGGCGCCGCACGACGTGGCGTCGTGCCGCTGCTGCGTGCCCCGGTCCAGCCGGTGGCGGCGCGGGACGCGGCCTCGGCCGTCGCCGACGCCGCGGAGCGCGAGCCGCTGCGCGGCACCACGACCGTCGCCGGGCCCGAGGTGCTCGATCTGCGGGACGCGGCGCGCGCCTGGCGCGCGGCGACCGGCTCGCGGGCGCTCCCGGTCCGCGTCCCGCTGCCCGGGAAGCTCGGGCGGGCGCTGCGCGCGGGCGGCCTCACCGACCCGCACCCCGACGCGCGCGGCACGACGACCTTCCGCGACTGGCTCGCCGCCCAGCCCGCCGCGACGGCCGCGCGATGA
- a CDS encoding GntR family transcriptional regulator, with the protein MTTTPDLRAAVGQAATAPGDAGLARRQSGARAVYDLLRGRIIDGSLAPDARLTEPVLSAELGVSRTPVREALRLLQAEALVVELPTGGVRVAPLDVADARRVYDVRARLEGLLARDACERATPDDVARLVRLVTLMDAVRDHEDEVLRVGAQFHGEIEALADNRWGSALLRQIRGHVDRYRALAARRRVGTTDHVDEHRAVADAIASRDPAAAEAAMRAHIERSAALAEQSLRGAGSAPDDLP; encoded by the coding sequence GTGACGACGACGCCCGACCTGCGCGCCGCCGTCGGGCAGGCCGCGACGGCCCCCGGCGACGCGGGCCTCGCGCGCCGCCAGTCCGGCGCCCGCGCGGTCTACGACCTCCTGCGCGGCCGCATCATCGACGGGTCCCTCGCGCCCGACGCACGCCTCACCGAGCCCGTGCTGTCCGCCGAGCTCGGCGTCTCCCGGACCCCGGTGCGCGAGGCGCTGCGCCTGCTCCAGGCGGAGGCGCTCGTCGTCGAGCTGCCGACCGGGGGAGTGCGCGTCGCGCCGCTGGACGTGGCGGACGCGCGCCGCGTCTACGACGTGCGCGCGCGCCTCGAGGGCCTCCTCGCCCGGGACGCGTGCGAGCGCGCCACGCCCGACGACGTCGCCCGCCTCGTCCGGCTCGTGACCCTCATGGACGCGGTGCGCGACCACGAGGACGAGGTGCTGCGCGTCGGCGCCCAGTTCCACGGCGAGATCGAGGCGCTCGCCGACAACCGCTGGGGGTCAGCGCTCCTGCGCCAGATCCGCGGCCACGTCGACCGGTACCGCGCGCTCGCCGCGCGCCGCCGCGTCGGCACCACCGACCACGTCGACGAGCACCGCGCCGTCGCCGACGCGATCGCGAGCCGGGACCCGGCCGCGGCCGAGGCCGCGATGCGGGCCCACATCGAGCGCAGCGCCGCCCTCGCCGAGCAGTCGCTGCGCGGCGCGGGGTCGGCGCCCGACGACCTCCCCTGA
- the prpB gene encoding methylisocitrate lyase: MLYSQVTPSDKRRAFRAALDAAATTGEPLRLPGAFNPLSARLIQDKGFEGVYVSGAVLSADLGLPDIGLTTLTEVAGRSQQIARVTDLPALVDADTGFGEPMNVARTVQALEDAGVAGAHVEDQVNPKRCGHLDGKEVVGLDEAAKRVRAAADARRDPGFLIMARTDVRGTIPGDAGLRAAIDRAKALVDAGADAIFPEAMKDLSEFEAVASAVDVPVLANMTEFGKSELFTRRQLGDAGVRLIIYPVTLLRVAMGAAERALDEIAATGTQAGQVEGMQTRARLYELLDYAAYNTFDEGIFTYRP; this comes from the coding sequence ATGCTGTACAGCCAGGTGACGCCGTCGGACAAGCGGCGCGCGTTCCGCGCGGCGCTCGACGCCGCGGCGACCACGGGGGAGCCGCTGCGGCTCCCGGGCGCGTTCAACCCGCTGTCCGCGCGCCTGATCCAGGACAAGGGCTTCGAGGGCGTGTACGTGTCGGGGGCCGTGCTGTCGGCCGACCTCGGCCTGCCCGACATCGGCCTCACGACCCTCACCGAGGTCGCGGGGCGCTCGCAGCAGATCGCGCGCGTCACCGACCTGCCCGCGCTCGTCGACGCCGACACCGGCTTCGGCGAGCCGATGAACGTCGCGCGCACCGTCCAGGCGCTCGAGGACGCGGGCGTGGCAGGCGCGCACGTCGAGGACCAGGTCAACCCCAAGCGGTGCGGCCACCTCGACGGCAAGGAGGTCGTCGGGCTCGACGAGGCGGCGAAGCGCGTGCGGGCGGCCGCCGACGCGCGCCGCGACCCCGGCTTCCTGATCATGGCGCGCACCGACGTCCGCGGCACGATCCCCGGCGACGCCGGGCTGCGCGCCGCGATCGACCGCGCCAAGGCGCTCGTCGACGCGGGCGCCGATGCGATCTTCCCCGAGGCCATGAAGGACCTGTCGGAGTTCGAGGCCGTCGCGTCAGCCGTGGACGTGCCCGTGCTCGCCAACATGACCGAGTTCGGCAAGTCCGAGCTCTTCACGCGCCGCCAGCTCGGCGACGCCGGCGTGCGGCTGATCATCTACCCCGTCACGCTCCTGCGGGTCGCGATGGGCGCGGCCGAGCGCGCGCTCGACGAGATCGCCGCGACCGGCACCCAGGCGGGGCAGGTCGAGGGCATGCAGACGCGCGCGCGCCTCTACGAGCTGCTCGACTACGCCGCCTACAACACCTTCGACGAGGGCATCTTCACCTACCGGCCCTGA